Proteins found in one Fusarium keratoplasticum isolate Fu6.1 chromosome 12, whole genome shotgun sequence genomic segment:
- a CDS encoding HD domain-containing protein has translation MNSSGIAQNGWTAVPIDAGRIFHTGPYLNTPHYINLETIKFPSQDPIVLKTQEHVKTHLLKQTYNHSMRVYYWSTVILRQQFPEHAATLSPSTLALACLLHDIGTTEHNMNSTRLSFEFQGGFQALNLLGEYGSTKDQAEAVCETIIRHQDLGTEGNITFLGQLIQLSTIYDNVGDHPSVKDFDQIIHEKTREEVNKAFPRDGWLGCFAETIRKEETLKPWCHTTHIPDFAEKVEGNKLMRQYE, from the exons ATGAACTCTTCAGGCATCGCCCAGAACGGATGGACAGCTGTCCCTATTGACGCCGGCAGGATCTTCCACACTGGGCCCTACCTCAATACTCCCCATTACATCAAtctcgagaccatcaagtTCCCCTCGCAGGACCCCATCGTCCTCAAGACTCAGGAACATGTCAAGACACACCTCCTAAAGCAGACTTACAATCATTCAATGAGGGTCTACTATTGGT CGACCGTTATTCTCCGACAACAGTTCCCCGAACACGCAGCCACACTTTCACCCTCGACTCTTGCATTGGCTTGCCTGTTGCACGACATTGGCACAACCGAACACAACATGAATTCTACCCGTCTCTCGTTCGAGTTCCAAGGTGGCTTTCAAGCTCTCAACCTTCTGGGGGAGTACGGTTCGACCAAGGACCAGGCCGAGGCCGTCTGCGAAACCATCATTCGTCATCAGGACCTTGGTACAGAAGGCAACATTACTTTCCTGGGGCAGTTGATTCAGCTGTCCACTATCTACGATAACGTGGGCGATCATCCTTCGGTCAAGGACTTTGATCAGATCATCCACGAGAAAACCCGGGAGGAGGTCAACAAGGCGTTTCCCCGTGACGGCTGGCTGGGGTGCTTTGCCGAGACTATTCGCAAAGAAGAGACTTTGAAGCCTTGGTGCCATACAACACATATCCCAGACTTTGCTGAAAAGGTTGAAGGGAACAAGCTTATGAGGCAATATGAGTAG